The bacterium sequence TTCTGTACGCGATTGTCGCCGGCTCGTTCGACACGGGCTGGACCTTCTACACGCCCTACTCCACCCGAACGCACACCGCCGTCATCGCGGCGGTCACCGGCGCGTTCATCCTGGGCTTCTCGTCGATCCTGACCGGCCTCAACTTCATCGTCACCGTTCACAAGATGCGCGCGCCGGGCATGACCTGGTTTCGCCTGCCACTATTCATCTGGGCGACGTACGCGACGGCGATCATCCAGATCATGGCGACGCCGGTCCTCGCGATCACCCTGCTGCTTCTGATCGTCGAGCGCGTCCTGCAGATCGGCATCTTCGATCCGGCGATGGGCGGCGACCCGGTGCTCTTCCAGCACTTTTTCTGGTTCTACTCGCACCCGGCCGTGTACATCATGATCGTGCCGGGATTCGGCATCATCAGCGAACTGATCGCGACGCACTCCAAAAAGGGCATCTTCGGCTACAAGGCGATCGCGCTGTCGTCCGTGGCGATCGCGTTCATCGGCTTTCTGGTGTGGGGACACCACATGTTCGTGTCCGGTCAGTCGGTGCTCGCCAGCACGATCTTCTCATTCCTCACGTTTGCGGTCGCGGTGCCGACGGCGATCAAGGTCTTTTCGTGGGTGGCGACGATGCATCGCGGGGTCATCCAGTTCACGACGCCGATGCTCTACGCCCTCTCGTTCCTGTTCCTGTTCTCCATCGGCGGCCTGACGGGCATCTTCCTGGGCTCGCTGGCCACCGACGTGCACCTGCACGACACCTATTTCGTCGTCGCGCATTTCCACTACGTCATGATGGGCGGCGCGCTGATCGCGTTCATCGGCGGCCTGCATCACTGGTGGCCGAAGATCACGGGCAAGCTCTACGCCGCGTTGCCGGCGAACATCGCCTGCATCCTCATCTTCATCGGCTTCAACCTGACGTTTTTCTCGCAGTTTGTGATGGGCAGCCGCGGCATGCCGCGCCGCTACGCCTCGTATCTGCCCGAATTCCAGTTGTGGCATCAGCTCTCGACCTGGGGCTCGATGATCCTCGGCATCGGCCTGTTCCTCTCGCTGTTCGTGTTCATCCACTCGCTCGCGCGCGGCAGGAAATCGCCCCAAAATCCGTGGGGCGGCACGAGCATGGAATGGATGACGGCCACCCCGCCGATCACACACAACTTCGAGACGCAGCCGGTCGCCACGCACGGCCCGTACGAGTTCCCGGAGATCGACTACAGCGAGGAAGTCAAAGGACACGTGTAATTCATGGAAACGACGCATCCCGACCACCCGCCCGCGCACGGCGAAACGCACGATCATCCGTCGTACCTGGCGCACCATTTCCACACGGTGCACCAGCAGGAATCGGCGGCCAAGCTCGGCATGTGGCTGTTTCTCGCCCAGGAGCTGCTCTTTTTCTCCGGCCTGTTCCTCGCTTACGCCGCGTACCGCTATTTTTATCCCGGCACCTTCCTTCAGGCGCACGAGCACCTCTCGGTGCCGATGGGCGCGACGAACACCGTCGTCCTCATCACCTCGAGCCTCACGATGGCCCTTGGCGTGCGCGCCGCGCAAATGAGCGACAACAAGGCACTTTCGCGCAATCTCATCCTCACGATGCTGTTCGCGTGCACGTTCCTGGTGATCAAATATTTCGAATATTCGGCGAAGTTCGAGCATGGCCTGCTGCCGGGCAAGTTCTACAGCTCGCACGAGCAAATCGCCGGCCAGCCGCAAATCTTTTTCGGCATCTATTTCGTCTTGACCGGCCTGCACGGCATCCACGTGCTCGTCGGCATCGGCGTGATCGCCTGGATCTGGTTGCGGGCGCGAAAGGGCGAATTCCACGGCAAATATTACACGCCGGTTGAGAATGTGGGCCTTTACTGGCACCTTGTCGACGTGATCTGGATCTTCCTGTTCCCGTTGCTGTACCTGGTGCGTTAGGGAGCCATACGAACATGCACGACGCGCACGCCGCCCATTCGCACGCGATTCCCGCGCACCATCCGCACATCTCGCCGCTCAAGACGTATCTGACCGTCTATTTCGCCCTGCTTGGGCTGACGATCGTCACCGTCATCGTCTCGTATCTGAACCTCGGCGCCGTCGGCCTCGCCGCCGCGCTTGTCGTGGCGATCGTCAAGGCGACCGTCGTCGGGATGTACTTCATGCACCTGAAGTACGACGACCGATTCAATACGATCATCGTTTTCGCCTCGATTCTGTTCATCCTTCTCTTCTTCGGGCTGACGTTCGCCGATCTGCAATCGCGCGGAATGATCTCCGAGGAGGAGGACAATCACTATATGCGGCGCGTCAAGCAGGCGCAGGCGCTCGCCGACAAGCTGCAAGCCCAGGGCGCCGCGCCGCCCGCGGTCGCGCCCGCCGCGGTGGGACATCAACCC is a genomic window containing:
- a CDS encoding cytochrome c oxidase subunit 3 family protein, with product METTHPDHPPAHGETHDHPSYLAHHFHTVHQQESAAKLGMWLFLAQELLFFSGLFLAYAAYRYFYPGTFLQAHEHLSVPMGATNTVVLITSSLTMALGVRAAQMSDNKALSRNLILTMLFACTFLVIKYFEYSAKFEHGLLPGKFYSSHEQIAGQPQIFFGIYFVLTGLHGIHVLVGIGVIAWIWLRARKGEFHGKYYTPVENVGLYWHLVDVIWIFLFPLLYLVR
- a CDS encoding cytochrome C oxidase subunit IV family protein: MHDAHAAHSHAIPAHHPHISPLKTYLTVYFALLGLTIVTVIVSYLNLGAVGLAAALVVAIVKATVVGMYFMHLKYDDRFNTIIVFASILFILLFFGLTFADLQSRGMISEEEDNHYMRRVKQAQALADKLQAQGAAPPAVAPAAVGHQP
- a CDS encoding cbb3-type cytochrome c oxidase subunit I, encoding MAQTIAHPLSPGASAAHEGNYLTSHRGALSWLFTLDHKRIGIMYLVSVLTFFMVGGLLALTIRLELFTPGLNLVSADTYNKLFTLHGAIMVFLVIIPSIPASLGNFVLPLMLGAKDVAFPRLNLFSYYIYVFGALFLLYAIVAGSFDTGWTFYTPYSTRTHTAVIAAVTGAFILGFSSILTGLNFIVTVHKMRAPGMTWFRLPLFIWATYATAIIQIMATPVLAITLLLLIVERVLQIGIFDPAMGGDPVLFQHFFWFYSHPAVYIMIVPGFGIISELIATHSKKGIFGYKAIALSSVAIAFIGFLVWGHHMFVSGQSVLASTIFSFLTFAVAVPTAIKVFSWVATMHRGVIQFTTPMLYALSFLFLFSIGGLTGIFLGSLATDVHLHDTYFVVAHFHYVMMGGALIAFIGGLHHWWPKITGKLYAALPANIACILIFIGFNLTFFSQFVMGSRGMPRRYASYLPEFQLWHQLSTWGSMILGIGLFLSLFVFIHSLARGRKSPQNPWGGTSMEWMTATPPITHNFETQPVATHGPYEFPEIDYSEEVKGHV